A stretch of the Flavobacterium aquiphilum genome encodes the following:
- a CDS encoding adenylate kinase: protein MINIVLFGKPGAGKGTQAEFLKEKYNLTHISTGDVFRYNLKNDTPLGKEARVYMDAGDLVPDELTTKMLIDEVNKNLDSKGFLFDGYPRTISQAIALDEFLPTIGSSVAATIALEADDNILVARLLERGKTSGRVDDQDEEKIRNRYQEYNEKTAPLVGYYKDQNKFHAVNGIGSIQEITERLTSVIDNL, encoded by the coding sequence ATGATCAATATAGTTTTATTTGGTAAGCCAGGGGCAGGAAAAGGAACTCAGGCTGAGTTTTTAAAAGAAAAATACAATTTAACACACATTTCTACCGGAGATGTTTTTCGTTACAACTTGAAAAACGACACTCCATTAGGAAAAGAAGCAAGAGTGTATATGGATGCGGGAGACTTGGTACCAGACGAGTTGACAACCAAAATGCTTATCGATGAAGTAAACAAAAATTTGGATTCCAAAGGGTTTTTATTCGACGGATATCCAAGAACAATCTCTCAAGCTATAGCGTTGGATGAATTTTTACCAACAATCGGATCAAGTGTAGCAGCGACAATTGCATTGGAAGCTGATGATAACATTTTGGTAGCCAGATTATTGGAAAGAGGAAAAACCAGCGGAAGAGTTGATGATCAGGACGAAGAAAAAATCAGAAACCGTTATCAGGAATACAACGAAAAAACGGCTCCGTTAGTGGGATACTATAAAGATCAAAACAAGTTTCACGCTGTAAACGGAATAGGATCTATTCAGGAAATTACTGAAAGATTGACATCGGTTATCGATAATTTATAG
- a CDS encoding hemolysin family protein has product MSEIALISARKNRLETAAKKGNKSAQIALDLANSPNKFLSTVQIGITLIGILTGIYSGDKITEDVEAFVKGFQVLVPFAHSIAVGIVVVILTFFSLVLGELLPKRIGLNHPEGIAKAVALPMRVISVITAPFIWLLTTSTEFLLDILQIKPTADGKVTEEEIKAIIKEGTEVGEVQEIEQDIVERVFHIGDRKINSLMTHRKSVMLLPLHADKNTVKDFMLKELHSVYPVYGENYDDIVGVVNLKNIFSHFDNDSFNLAEIMTEAPFMMEQTTAYKALEQFKETGIHYALVSDEYGVFQGIITLNDILEALVGNASDFYKDDFQLIEREDGTWMVDGHYSLHDFLTYFELDDLINDYEVTTVSGLIMTELSRIPKEGEKLIWQKFELEVIDMDGVKIDKVLVKALKV; this is encoded by the coding sequence ATGTCGGAAATTGCACTGATTTCGGCGAGAAAAAACAGATTGGAAACCGCAGCAAAAAAAGGGAACAAAAGCGCCCAAATCGCTTTGGATTTAGCCAACTCCCCAAATAAGTTCCTGTCAACAGTACAAATAGGAATTACACTTATTGGGATACTTACGGGTATTTACAGCGGGGACAAAATCACCGAAGATGTGGAAGCTTTCGTAAAAGGCTTTCAGGTATTGGTTCCATTTGCCCATTCAATCGCCGTAGGGATTGTTGTTGTGATATTGACGTTTTTTTCTTTGGTATTGGGAGAATTGTTGCCAAAAAGAATCGGGTTGAATCATCCTGAAGGAATTGCTAAGGCAGTCGCCTTGCCGATGAGGGTTATTTCGGTAATTACAGCTCCTTTTATATGGTTGCTAACGACTTCGACGGAATTTTTATTAGACATCCTGCAAATAAAACCTACCGCTGACGGTAAAGTAACAGAGGAAGAGATAAAAGCGATAATCAAAGAAGGAACTGAGGTTGGCGAGGTTCAGGAAATAGAGCAGGATATCGTAGAGCGTGTTTTCCATATTGGTGACCGAAAAATAAATTCGTTGATGACGCACCGAAAATCGGTTATGCTTTTGCCCCTACATGCTGATAAGAATACGGTAAAGGATTTTATGCTCAAAGAACTGCATTCTGTTTATCCAGTTTATGGCGAAAATTATGATGATATTGTTGGAGTAGTAAATTTGAAAAATATCTTCTCTCATTTTGATAACGATAGTTTTAATTTGGCAGAAATTATGACCGAAGCTCCTTTTATGATGGAGCAAACTACTGCTTACAAAGCATTGGAACAGTTCAAGGAAACTGGAATTCATTATGCGTTGGTTTCGGATGAATATGGGGTTTTTCAGGGGATCATTACGTTGAACGATATTCTTGAAGCATTGGTGGGTAATGCCTCCGATTTTTACAAGGATGATTTCCAATTAATAGAAAGAGAAGATGGAACCTGGATGGTAGATGGACATTATTCGCTGCATGATTTCCTTACGTATTTTGAGTTGGACGATTTGATAAATGATTATGAAGTAACCACAGTAAGTGGATTAATAATGACCGAATTATCTCGTATTCCAAAGGAAGGAGAAAAGTTAATTTGGCAAAAATTTGAGTTGGAGGTCATCGATATGGATGGCGTGAAGATTGATAAAGTATTAGTTAAAGCTTTAAAAGTATAG
- the obgE gene encoding GTPase ObgE produces MTEGNFVDYVKIYVSSGKGGKGSTHLHREKFIEKGGPDGGDGGRGGHIYLVGNKGLWTLFHLKFARHIKGGHGGDGGSDRSTGADGEDKYIEVPLGTVVKDKETGEILFEVTEDGEKKILAKGGKGGLGNWHFRSSTNQTPRYAQPGLPGVEMDVILELKVLADVGLVGFPNAGKSTLLSVLTSAKPKIADYPFTTLKPNLGIVAYRDFQSFVIADIPGIIEGAAEGKGLGHYFLRHIERNSTLLFLVPVDTPNIKEEYDILVNELTKYNPEMLDKERLLVISKIDMLDDELKAELKTQLDEEFKGIPYLFISSVAQQGLTELKDKLWKMLN; encoded by the coding sequence ATGACAGAGGGTAATTTTGTTGATTACGTAAAAATTTATGTTTCTTCAGGAAAAGGAGGGAAGGGATCTACGCATTTGCATAGAGAAAAGTTTATTGAAAAAGGAGGTCCCGATGGTGGTGACGGTGGACGAGGCGGACACATTTATTTGGTGGGGAACAAAGGACTTTGGACTTTGTTTCACCTGAAATTTGCACGTCATATCAAGGGGGGGCACGGAGGAGATGGAGGATCTGACAGAAGTACTGGTGCTGATGGAGAAGATAAATACATCGAAGTTCCGTTAGGGACTGTCGTAAAAGATAAAGAAACAGGAGAAATTCTTTTCGAAGTTACCGAAGATGGTGAGAAAAAAATACTTGCCAAAGGAGGTAAAGGAGGTTTGGGGAACTGGCACTTTAGAAGTTCGACGAATCAAACACCAAGATATGCACAACCTGGATTGCCGGGAGTGGAAATGGATGTGATTTTGGAGTTAAAAGTCTTGGCAGACGTAGGATTGGTAGGTTTTCCAAATGCAGGAAAATCAACTTTATTGTCAGTGCTGACTTCGGCAAAACCAAAAATTGCCGATTATCCGTTTACGACCTTAAAACCGAATCTTGGAATTGTGGCTTACAGGGATTTTCAATCATTTGTAATTGCTGATATTCCGGGAATTATTGAAGGTGCTGCCGAAGGAAAAGGGCTTGGCCATTATTTCTTGCGTCATATTGAACGTAATTCGACTTTGTTGTTTTTAGTTCCTGTTGATACGCCAAATATTAAGGAAGAGTATGATATTTTGGTTAATGAATTGACAAAGTATAATCCTGAAATGTTGGATAAAGAACGTTTGTTGGTGATTTCGAAAATCGATATGCTGGATGATGAGCTGAAAGCCGAATTGAAAACACAATTAGACGAAGAATTCAAGGGTATTCCTTATTTGTTTATTTCATCGGTGGCTCAACAAGGTTTGACCGAATTGAAAGATAAGCTTTGGAAAATGCTGAATTAA
- a CDS encoding T9SS type B sorting domain-containing protein, which produces MKDIYLLFCLFPLFVFSQDLSTDYKIYPKPFGKIVYTNKKLATSSFEFCDTDRDGIVSVNIEELKNRVLDANPPQINVDSGVYIGTSSGEIQLVTNLTTNPTVKKICSINNLAITDIAYNQNGDMYVCSGYNIYKINKTDCTTDNVYTFNGIAINSLSFDRQSNIYFGGSDSKVYRLDNGNYNQSFLWNDFLGGRPAGDFVMFGDKMYIAWNNNGSCLLYEVTVNNNMNYVSHKVLGNLPNGTYGLASELGSLYGVTANQLFRIKINLNSIENEVILNNNNFLGGQWFGAAGKNEAVAFDVKAYETAADAQNQVNALPSNWNNTIPWGQTIYVVIKNTVNQQSNVVPVDIKIETAPLYTNPKNIEHCELDTNASIFDINHTVSEIIGSQTNLTVSFHKSEIDATNGSSPLPTLYTISGKYAKVYFRVTNPSTGCFSVSSFDLIINSSPVFTIPKDVSICDKFPLNFNFKAVESEIIGNQSNLKVTFYESDADALNNSNPLPEIYTFNSSPKPIYFRVTNVLTGCFLVSKFGFNLNLRTIFSNPKDLIICQSPNLNYKLDNFDPQIQEIRNGQNNNIAGFYNSYDDASNKINEITFPYNVKKKENEIFFRVENSSMASCFDVGSFFIYLRAENQNANIPFSVKISDWKSERNEIEILASGNYEYSIDGLIYQDIPVFKDLLPGEYQIFIRDRGSCSVISEKVFLMMYRNFFTPNGDGINDYWNVIASSGGANVKIMIYDRYGKFIKSLKGDSIGWDGNYNNNPMPSSDYWFEIVTEQGKILKGHFSLKR; this is translated from the coding sequence ATGAAAGATATTTACTTACTATTCTGTTTATTTCCTTTATTTGTTTTTAGCCAAGATCTTTCAACAGATTATAAGATTTATCCAAAGCCTTTTGGAAAAATAGTCTATACAAATAAAAAGTTAGCAACTTCATCATTTGAATTTTGTGATACAGATCGAGATGGAATTGTTTCTGTAAATATAGAAGAATTAAAAAATCGTGTATTGGATGCTAATCCGCCACAAATAAATGTAGATTCTGGTGTTTATATAGGAACAAGTTCTGGTGAAATACAACTAGTTACTAATTTAACAACAAACCCTACTGTAAAAAAAATATGCTCTATTAATAATCTAGCAATAACTGATATTGCCTATAACCAAAACGGTGATATGTATGTTTGTAGCGGGTATAATATTTACAAAATAAATAAAACAGATTGTACTACTGATAATGTATATACTTTTAATGGAATAGCTATTAATTCTCTGTCATTCGATAGGCAATCAAATATTTATTTTGGAGGTTCGGATTCAAAAGTATATCGTCTCGATAATGGAAACTATAATCAATCTTTTTTATGGAATGATTTCTTAGGTGGTAGGCCCGCAGGCGATTTTGTAATGTTTGGAGATAAAATGTATATCGCTTGGAATAATAATGGAAGTTGTCTGCTTTATGAAGTAACTGTCAATAATAACATGAATTATGTTTCGCATAAAGTTTTAGGAAATCTTCCAAATGGCACCTACGGTTTAGCTAGTGAACTAGGTAGTTTATATGGTGTTACTGCAAATCAGTTGTTTAGGATAAAAATCAATTTAAATTCTATCGAGAATGAAGTTATTTTAAATAATAATAATTTTTTAGGAGGGCAATGGTTTGGGGCAGCAGGGAAAAATGAAGCTGTGGCTTTTGATGTGAAGGCATATGAAACAGCTGCTGATGCTCAAAATCAAGTGAATGCGTTGCCGTCTAACTGGAACAATACAATTCCATGGGGACAAACAATATATGTAGTTATTAAAAACACTGTCAATCAACAATCTAATGTTGTACCGGTTGATATAAAAATAGAAACAGCTCCCTTATATACAAATCCTAAAAACATTGAACATTGTGAATTAGATACAAATGCGTCTATTTTTGATATCAATCATACTGTTTCTGAAATTATTGGGTCACAAACCAATTTGACTGTTAGTTTTCATAAATCTGAAATAGATGCAACGAATGGCAGTAGTCCCTTACCGACTCTCTATACCATCAGTGGGAAATATGCAAAAGTATATTTTAGAGTAACAAATCCATCAACAGGTTGTTTTTCTGTTTCAAGTTTTGATTTAATCATAAATTCGTCTCCAGTTTTTACGATACCAAAAGATGTTTCAATTTGTGATAAATTCCCTTTAAATTTTAATTTTAAAGCTGTCGAATCTGAGATTATAGGAAATCAATCTAATTTAAAAGTAACGTTTTATGAATCTGATGCTGATGCTTTAAATAATAGTAATCCGTTACCAGAAATTTACACTTTTAATAGTAGTCCCAAGCCTATTTATTTTAGGGTAACCAATGTGTTAACAGGATGTTTTTTGGTATCTAAATTTGGATTTAATTTAAATTTAAGGACTATTTTTTCTAATCCTAAAGACCTTATTATTTGTCAGTCGCCAAATTTAAATTATAAGTTGGACAATTTTGATCCTCAAATTCAAGAGATTCGAAATGGACAAAATAATAATATTGCTGGGTTTTACAATTCCTATGATGATGCTTCCAATAAAATCAATGAAATAACTTTTCCTTATAACGTTAAGAAAAAAGAGAATGAGATTTTTTTTAGAGTTGAAAATTCGTCGATGGCTAGTTGTTTTGATGTAGGTTCTTTTTTTATTTATTTAAGGGCAGAAAATCAAAATGCTAATATTCCTTTTTCAGTAAAAATCAGTGATTGGAAAAGTGAAAGAAATGAAATAGAAATTTTGGCATCTGGTAATTATGAATATTCTATAGATGGTTTAATATATCAGGATATCCCTGTTTTTAAAGATTTATTACCTGGAGAATATCAAATTTTTATAAGAGATAGGGGTAGTTGTTCTGTAATCAGTGAAAAGGTTTTTTTAATGATGTACCGAAATTTTTTCACACCCAATGGTGATGGAATAAATGATTATTGGAATGTTATAGCTTCTTCAGGTGGTGCCAATGTAAAGATTATGATTTATGATAGATATGGCAAGTTTATCAAGAGTCTAAAAGGTGACAGTAT